The Deinococcus koreensis genome window below encodes:
- a CDS encoding DUF4127 family protein — translation MVPRPSLLLPCALLTCALLGTAGAQTLLPLDSRPATRVLPALIAGLSGGTPAVPPADLLGNAQRGADPAALAAWLNAQPASGPLIAALDALAYGGLVQSRTSPLSAGEALARLAPLRAWGQRTGQPIYAFITLPREPDATDRERNLEVVRAMIGWAREGVFRELHVTWDDALPGSPAPQEGATLAKDAPANVRVYPGADEVLSMLAARALSARERTLRVEYSDPQAAKAVIRYEGISLEQSAANHAQASGFRVVQRGPADLTLYVFNGGNPRWAAVQASSLLRAGPLAVADVEKVNLGNPRFWADLSTLRQTANLSALAAWGTPGNNLGSALAHAKLALDGVSPQRQDALLAREYANDVIYSASVRALLRRQLPESALGSPDAQAQLLQLAKEFFPLRIGNEYSLKGAFLPWGRSFEWDFNLQPK, via the coding sequence ATGGTTCCGCGCCCTTCCCTCCTGCTGCCCTGTGCCCTACTGACCTGTGCCCTGCTGGGTACGGCCGGCGCCCAGACGCTGCTGCCCCTGGATTCCCGCCCGGCCACACGGGTGCTGCCCGCCCTGATCGCGGGCCTGAGTGGCGGGACACCGGCTGTGCCCCCCGCCGACCTGCTCGGCAACGCGCAGCGGGGGGCCGATCCGGCGGCGCTGGCCGCCTGGCTGAACGCCCAGCCGGCGAGCGGCCCACTGATCGCCGCGCTGGACGCGCTGGCCTACGGCGGCCTGGTGCAGTCGCGCACGAGCCCGCTGAGTGCCGGGGAGGCGCTGGCCCGGCTGGCCCCCCTCCGTGCCTGGGGCCAGCGCACCGGCCAGCCGATCTACGCCTTCATCACCCTGCCGCGCGAACCGGACGCCACCGACCGGGAGCGTAACCTGGAGGTCGTGCGCGCCATGATCGGCTGGGCACGCGAGGGCGTGTTCAGAGAGCTGCACGTCACTTGGGACGACGCCCTGCCCGGCAGCCCCGCCCCCCAGGAGGGCGCCACGCTGGCGAAAGATGCCCCGGCCAACGTGCGCGTCTATCCCGGCGCCGACGAGGTGCTGTCCATGCTGGCGGCCCGCGCCCTCTCGGCCAGAGAACGCACCCTGCGCGTGGAGTATTCCGACCCGCAGGCGGCGAAGGCCGTAATCCGCTACGAGGGCATTTCGCTGGAACAGAGCGCCGCCAACCACGCCCAGGCCAGCGGCTTCCGGGTGGTACAGCGCGGCCCGGCCGACCTGACCCTCTACGTGTTCAACGGCGGCAATCCGCGCTGGGCCGCCGTACAGGCCAGCTCCCTGCTGCGCGCCGGGCCGCTGGCCGTGGCCGACGTGGAGAAGGTCAACCTGGGCAACCCGCGCTTCTGGGCCGACCTGAGCACCCTGCGCCAGACTGCCAACCTGAGTGCGCTCGCCGCCTGGGGCACCCCCGGCAACAACCTGGGCAGCGCCCTGGCCCACGCCAAGCTGGCCCTGGACGGCGTGAGCCCCCAGCGCCAGGACGCCCTGCTGGCCCGCGAATATGCCAACGACGTGATCTATTCGGCCTCCGTGCGCGCCCTGCTGCGCCGCCAGTTGCCCGAATCGGCGCTGGGATCGCCGGACGCCCAGGCCCAGCTCCTGCAGCTCGCCAAAGAATTCTTCCCCCTGCGGATCGGCAACGAGTACAGCCTGAAGGGCGCCTTCCTGCCCTGGGGCCGCTCCTTCGAATGGGATTTCAACCTGCAACCGAAGTGA
- a CDS encoding ABC transporter permease, with product MNPTDLWKLAWRGLTRRRVRTLLTALGITVAVASMVIFLSLGEGIRKVFVEQLGGIGPDIQVSLSGFTQGLAPAPNLDQKAVRDIQGLASELGIRTVTPVVMTVRGSLDVSQSAVLYGLPAAQGVGAVFPNTRVTLGRLLTAADEGQGVAVIGAKAAQNLNLKLGSQLNLNRRNRVKVVGVLAPESGLVDSFIFLPISTLQRAEGAEGRVSLVAVKLDDPRQARSVATTIGERLNLEASTQSDFLSFVERALRISDAVRFGISLIALIVGGLAVANTVMMGVFERTREFGTLRAIGARPAFVRTLVLSESLLLSLAGGVGGVILGLAGIWAVNVYTQQLAGIDAAALTPRLVLLALGISLLLGLLSGLLPARSASRLNITDALGRL from the coding sequence GTGAATCCGACCGACCTCTGGAAACTCGCCTGGCGCGGCCTGACCCGGCGGCGCGTCCGTACCCTGCTCACAGCCCTGGGCATCACGGTGGCCGTGGCCTCGATGGTGATCTTCCTGTCGCTGGGCGAGGGCATCCGCAAGGTGTTCGTGGAGCAGCTGGGCGGCATCGGCCCCGACATCCAGGTGTCGCTGAGCGGCTTCACGCAGGGGCTGGCTCCGGCGCCCAACCTCGACCAGAAGGCGGTCAGGGACATTCAGGGCCTGGCCTCCGAGCTGGGCATCCGCACGGTGACCCCGGTGGTCATGACCGTGCGCGGCAGCCTGGACGTCTCGCAGAGCGCCGTGCTGTACGGCCTGCCCGCCGCGCAGGGGGTGGGCGCCGTGTTTCCCAACACGCGGGTCACGCTGGGCCGCCTGCTGACCGCGGCCGACGAGGGCCAGGGCGTGGCCGTGATCGGTGCGAAGGCCGCGCAGAACCTGAACCTGAAGCTGGGCAGCCAGCTCAACCTCAACCGCCGCAACCGCGTGAAGGTGGTGGGCGTGCTGGCGCCGGAATCGGGGCTGGTGGACTCCTTCATCTTCCTGCCGATCAGCACCCTGCAACGCGCCGAGGGCGCCGAGGGCCGCGTCTCGCTGGTCGCCGTGAAGCTGGACGACCCCCGGCAGGCCAGGAGCGTCGCCACGACCATCGGCGAGCGGCTGAACCTGGAAGCCTCGACCCAGTCGGATTTCCTGAGCTTCGTGGAACGCGCGTTGCGGATCAGCGACGCCGTGCGCTTCGGTATCTCGCTGATCGCGCTGATCGTGGGCGGGCTGGCCGTGGCGAACACGGTCATGATGGGCGTCTTCGAGCGCACCCGTGAATTCGGCACCCTGCGGGCCATCGGGGCGCGGCCGGCCTTCGTGCGTACCCTGGTGCTCAGCGAGTCGCTGCTGCTGTCGCTGGCGGGCGGGGTCGGCGGGGTGATCCTGGGGCTGGCGGGCATCTGGGCCGTGAACGTGTACACCCAGCAGCTCGCCGGCATCGACGCCGCCGCCCTGACCCCCCGGCTGGTGCTGCTGGCGCTGGGGATCTCGCTGCTGCTGGGGCTGCTCTCGGGCCTGCTGCCGGCCCGCAGCGCGAGCAGACTCAATATCACCGACGCCCTGGGGAGACTCTGA
- a CDS encoding ABC transporter ATP-binding protein, whose amino-acid sequence MTTAAPSPVTSASTAQPALHALNLSRVYPSGEGQVQALAPFTHTFPPGLTAVVGPSGSGKSTLLNLLAGFDQPTTGQVLIGDTNLTLLDESARADFRLKHYGFVFQNHNLVSILTALENVEFPLTLAGLPPRERMARARELLALVGLEARGRHFPAQLSGGEAQRVAIARALAGDPGILLADEPTGNLDSKTGELVLSQLQTIARQGRTVVLITHDRDIAALADHHLQVRDGVVGVVD is encoded by the coding sequence ATGACCACGGCCGCTCCTTCTCCGGTGACCTCCGCCAGCACCGCCCAGCCCGCGCTGCACGCCCTGAACCTGTCGCGCGTGTATCCCAGCGGCGAGGGGCAGGTGCAGGCCCTGGCGCCCTTCACCCACACCTTCCCGCCGGGTCTGACCGCCGTGGTCGGCCCCTCGGGCAGTGGCAAGAGCACGCTGCTGAACCTGCTGGCGGGTTTCGACCAGCCCACGACCGGGCAGGTGCTGATCGGTGACACCAACCTGACGCTGCTGGACGAGTCCGCCCGCGCCGACTTCCGCCTGAAGCACTACGGCTTCGTGTTCCAGAACCACAACCTCGTGAGCATCCTGACCGCGCTGGAAAATGTGGAGTTTCCCCTGACGCTGGCCGGGTTACCCCCCCGCGAGCGCATGGCGCGGGCACGTGAGCTGCTGGCGCTGGTCGGCCTGGAGGCGCGCGGCCGGCACTTTCCCGCTCAACTCTCGGGCGGAGAGGCCCAGCGCGTGGCGATTGCCCGCGCCCTGGCCGGTGATCCCGGCATCCTGCTGGCCGACGAGCCCACCGGAAACCTGGACAGCAAGACGGGCGAACTGGTGCTCTCGCAGCTCCAGACCATCGCCCGGCAGGGGCGAACCGTCGTGCTGATCACCCACGACCGCGACATCGCCGCGCTGGCCGACCACCATCTGCAGGTGCGCGACGGGGTCGTGGGCGTGGTGGACTGA
- a CDS encoding AAA family ATPase, giving the protein MQRLPILVLVSGAPGSGKTTLSPQLASALGFVRLARDDVKERLWDAWAGQPELRAQVPGAHWGAYHAALDALRQSSYHSFPLRTPGHPRPASCPPRRPAYCGIQA; this is encoded by the coding sequence GTGCAGCGGCTGCCCATCCTCGTCCTCGTCTCGGGTGCCCCCGGCAGCGGCAAGACCACACTGAGCCCGCAGCTCGCCTCTGCGCTGGGCTTCGTGCGGCTGGCGCGCGACGATGTCAAGGAACGGCTCTGGGACGCCTGGGCCGGGCAGCCCGAGCTTCGGGCACAGGTGCCGGGCGCGCACTGGGGCGCCTATCACGCGGCGCTGGACGCCCTGCGCCAGTCGTCCTACCATTCATTCCCGCTTCGAACGCCGGGCCACCCCCGACCGGCATCCTGCCCACCTCGACGCCCAGCTTATTGCGGGATTCAGGCGTGA